The Streptomyces achromogenes DNA segment CGCCGCCGGCCATCACCACCTGGCAGCAGGTCGCCGACGCCATCGACTCCGAGCTGGAGAAGCTCGCCTACGGCAAGGCCACCGTTGCCGACGTACAGAAGGCCCTGCAGTCCAAGGCCACCAGCATCGGCACCGGCCGCTGATCGCCGCCGCCCGCATCCCTCGTACGGACGGATGACCACTATGCCCACGACCACTCTCGCGGGGCAGAGCACCCAAGAGGGAGACACCGCCGGTAAGCGGCCGGCGGCCACTCCTTCGCGGCGGCGCAGCACCGCGCGAGGCCGCCAGTCCCGCGCCGCCTGGGTCCTCGCCGCCCCTTTCCTCGCCCTGTTCCTCGCCTTCATGTTGCTGCCGGTCGTCTGGTCGACGCTGATGAGCCTGACCGACACCCAGAGTGCCGACCTGCGCACGCCGCTGAACGTGTCGTTCACCGGCTTCGACAACTACGTACGGCTCTTCCAGGACCCGCAGTTCTTCACCGCCCTACGCAACACCGGGGTGTTCGTCCTGGTGGCCCTGCCCCTGACGCTGGCCGCCGGGCTGGCCGCGGCGGTCGCCCTCGACAGCGGCATCCGACGCTTCCGCGCCGTCTTCCGGGTCGGCTTCTACCTGCCGGTGATCACCAGCATCGTGGCCGTCGCCGTGGTGTGGAAGACCCTCCTCGAACCCCACGCCGGCCTGGTGAACACCGTCCTCGCCTGGTTCGGGATCGACGGTCCGGCCTGGCTGGCCGATACCCGCTTCGCCCTGCCCGTCATGATCCTGATGGCGGTGTGGCGCAACCTCGGCACGGTCATGATCATCATGCTGGCGGGTCTGCAGTCGGTGCCCCAGTCCCTGATGGAGGCAGCCGAACTCGACGGCGCCGGAGCCTGGCAGCGGTTCTGGCGGGTCACCTTCCCGCTCCTGCGCCCGGCCCTGCTGCTCACCGCCGTCACTACCGGCATCGGCTACCTGCAGTTCTTCGACGAGCCGTTCGTCATGACCGACGGCGGCCCACTGGACTCCACGCTGTCCGCCACGTTGTACGCCTACAAGCAGTTCGGCAACGGCAACTACGGCGTCGCCTCGGCCGCCGGCTACGTCGTCTTCGTCCTGATCATCGCCCTGACCGTGCTGCAGTTCCGCGTGCTGCGGGACAAGGACTGATGCCCCGTGACCACGACCACGATTGACACGGCCAAGGTGCTACGGCGCCGTCGCATCCGCCAGGAGTGGGGCCGCCCCTGGCTCTACCTGCCGCTCACCGGCCTACTGCTGCTCATGGTCACGCCGTTCCTGTGGATGTTGTCGAGCGCGTTCAAGTCCGAGGGCGATATCCGCAGGATCCCGCCGGACCTGATTCCCACCAGCCCCACGCTCGCGAACTACCGCGAGCTGTTCAGCAGCCTCGACTTCACGAGGATGTTCGCCAACTCGGTGATCGTGGCTTTGGCCGTCACCGCCGGGAACCTGATCTTCTGCTCGATGCTGGGCTACGCCCTGGCCAAGCTCGAATTCCGCGGCCAGCGCACGGTGTTCGGCCTGGTCATGGCGACGCTGATGGTGCCGGGCCTGGTCACCTTCGTACCGCTGTACGTGCTGGTGGCCAACATGAAGCTGACCGGCTCCCTGCTCGGGCTGATCCTGCCGTTCCTGGCCACCCCGTTCGGGGTGTTCCTGATGCGGCAGTTCATCTCCACCCTCCCCGACGAACTCATCGACGCCGCTCGTGTCGACGGCTGCCGCGAGCTGGCCATCTTCTGGAAGATCATCCTGCCGCTGACCAGGCCGGCCCTCGCCACGCTGGGGATCATCACCTTCCTCGGCTCGTGGAACAACTTCCTGTGGCCGCTGGTCGTGGCCCAGAACGAGAGCCAGTACACCCTGCCCGTCGGCCTCGCCCTGGCCAGCAGCGGACAGGACTTCACCCGCTTCGGCGTCCTGCTCGCCGGCGCCGTGGTCGTCCTGCTGCCGGTGACGATCGTCTTCCTTCTGTTCCAGCGCCACTTCGTGGCCGGTATCGCCACCACCGGTCTGAAGTGACCCCAGCCCCGGCGCCCTTACCAGGGCCCCACGCGCCGGTTTCGCACCACCCCTGTCATGCACGCGCGCCGCCGTGCATGGCCGTCATGCACGCAAGGAGCCGCACCATGCGAACCACCACCCGGCAACGGCGCCGGACAGCCCGGACCACCACCGTCGCCGCCGCCCTGCTCGCGACCCTCCCGGCGCTCCCGGCCGCCGCTCCGGCCTCCGCCAGTACCGCCTTCGGCAAGGCATCGGTGTGGCTGACCAACCCCTCCACCGGCACCTACCTGTCCAAGCAGGCGCCGGTGACCTGGAAGACCGGCTCGGCCTCCTCGGGGCCCTCGACCATCACGGTCGACACCACCCGCAAGTACCAGCAGATGACCGGCTTCGGGGCCTCCTTCACCGACTCCTCCGCCTGGCTGGTCGGCACCAAGCTCACCGCCAAGCAGCGCAACGCCCTGATGC contains these protein-coding regions:
- a CDS encoding carbohydrate ABC transporter permease, whose product is MTTTTIDTAKVLRRRRIRQEWGRPWLYLPLTGLLLLMVTPFLWMLSSAFKSEGDIRRIPPDLIPTSPTLANYRELFSSLDFTRMFANSVIVALAVTAGNLIFCSMLGYALAKLEFRGQRTVFGLVMATLMVPGLVTFVPLYVLVANMKLTGSLLGLILPFLATPFGVFLMRQFISTLPDELIDAARVDGCRELAIFWKIILPLTRPALATLGIITFLGSWNNFLWPLVVAQNESQYTLPVGLALASSGQDFTRFGVLLAGAVVVLLPVTIVFLLFQRHFVAGIATTGLK
- a CDS encoding carbohydrate ABC transporter permease encodes the protein MTTMPTTTLAGQSTQEGDTAGKRPAATPSRRRSTARGRQSRAAWVLAAPFLALFLAFMLLPVVWSTLMSLTDTQSADLRTPLNVSFTGFDNYVRLFQDPQFFTALRNTGVFVLVALPLTLAAGLAAAVALDSGIRRFRAVFRVGFYLPVITSIVAVAVVWKTLLEPHAGLVNTVLAWFGIDGPAWLADTRFALPVMILMAVWRNLGTVMIIMLAGLQSVPQSLMEAAELDGAGAWQRFWRVTFPLLRPALLLTAVTTGIGYLQFFDEPFVMTDGGPLDSTLSATLYAYKQFGNGNYGVASAAGYVVFVLIIALTVLQFRVLRDKD